The Pyrobaculum sp. 3827-6 genome has a segment encoding these proteins:
- a CDS encoding 5-(carboxyamino)imidazole ribonucleotide synthase, whose amino-acid sequence MRVLVLGGGQLALMMCWEASRLPIDFVVYDPDPSAPAFRCGRRAADPFAAVEEADVVTFEFENVDVEVARYAERLGKLKPPLGYLLVKKSRLEERAFFDSLKIPTVPWRRARGWEEAVRIAEGMGRAVVKVPAGGYDGKGQFIYPWEAAGFRGYGGDLLVEEYVDIRREFSLVAVRGEDGDVYFYPPAENFYVDGILVWNYAPTKAPEEAYEYVHRLVERWRYVGTVAVEFFEARDGRILVNEIAPRVHNTGHWTLETDASQFENHLRAVFGMRIRRPRVPPAVAMVNILGLPFERLPLGELEALGRVYWYFKAEARPRRKMGHVNIVAGGVEEAAARARRALSLIYGKEFPRLVMRPRGG is encoded by the coding sequence ATGCGGGTGCTGGTGCTGGGGGGCGGGCAGCTGGCGTTGATGATGTGCTGGGAGGCGTCTAGGTTGCCTATAGACTTCGTGGTCTACGACCCGGACCCCTCCGCCCCCGCTTTTAGATGTGGGAGGAGGGCCGCGGACCCCTTCGCCGCGGTTGAGGAGGCGGACGTGGTCACCTTCGAGTTTGAGAATGTGGATGTGGAGGTGGCGCGGTACGCCGAGAGGCTCGGCAAGCTGAAGCCGCCGCTGGGGTACCTCCTTGTGAAGAAAAGCCGCCTCGAGGAGAGGGCTTTCTTCGACTCTCTTAAAATCCCCACGGTGCCTTGGCGGAGGGCGCGGGGGTGGGAGGAGGCGGTGAGGATCGCGGAGGGCATGGGGAGGGCCGTGGTGAAGGTACCTGCGGGTGGCTACGACGGGAAGGGGCAGTTTATCTACCCGTGGGAGGCGGCTGGGTTTAGGGGCTACGGGGGGGACCTGCTGGTGGAGGAGTACGTGGATATTAGGAGGGAGTTCTCTCTGGTGGCGGTTAGGGGGGAGGACGGCGACGTCTACTTCTACCCCCCCGCCGAGAATTTCTATGTGGATGGGATACTGGTGTGGAACTACGCCCCCACGAAGGCGCCGGAGGAGGCCTACGAGTACGTCCACAGGTTGGTGGAGAGGTGGCGCTACGTAGGGACTGTTGCGGTGGAGTTTTTCGAGGCGAGGGACGGTAGAATACTCGTAAACGAGATCGCGCCCAGGGTTCACAACACCGGCCACTGGACGCTGGAGACAGACGCGAGCCAGTTTGAAAACCACCTACGCGCCGTCTTTGGGATGCGCATCAGAAGGCCGCGCGTCCCCCCCGCGGTGGCTATGGTGAACATACTGGGCCTGCCTTTTGAGAGGCTTCCGCTGGGGGAGCTCGAGGCGCTTGGGAGGGTGTACTGGTACTTCAAGGCAGAGGCGAGGCCTAGGCGGAAGATGGGCCACGTAAACATAGTGGCTGGCGGCGTGGAGGAGGCGGCGGCGAGGGCGCGGCGGGCCCTCTCGCTGATTTACGGAAAAGAATTTCCGAGGCTTGTTATGAGGCCTAGAGGCGGCTGA
- the purE gene encoding 5-(carboxyamino)imidazole ribonucleotide mutase: MRVAVIMGSINDLEVMKEALEVLETLGIPYEARVVSAHRTPDFMYQFAREAEEKFDVVIAGAGGAAHLPGMTASLTPLPVVGVPIPTRHLGGLDSLLSIVQMPRGTPVATVAIGNAANAAYLAARILGVKYPEVRERVRQNMAKMREEVLSKSFIKSFP; the protein is encoded by the coding sequence ATGCGGGTGGCGGTTATAATGGGCTCAATAAACGACTTGGAGGTCATGAAGGAGGCGCTGGAGGTTTTAGAGACGCTGGGGATTCCCTACGAGGCTAGGGTGGTGAGCGCCCACAGGACCCCCGACTTTATGTATCAATTCGCCAGGGAGGCCGAGGAGAAGTTCGACGTGGTTATCGCCGGCGCCGGGGGGGCGGCGCACCTCCCGGGCATGACCGCCTCCCTCACGCCGCTCCCCGTGGTGGGGGTCCCCATCCCAACCAGGCACCTGGGGGGTCTCGACTCTCTGCTCTCCATTGTGCAGATGCCCCGGGGGACGCCTGTGGCCACCGTGGCCATCGGCAACGCGGCCAACGCCGCGTATCTCGCGGCGAGGATACTCGGCGTCAAGTACCCAGAGGTCCGGGAGAGGGTGAGGCAAAACATGGCTAAGATGAGGGAGGAGGTCCTCTCCAAATCTTTCATAAAGTCTTTTCCGTAG
- a CDS encoding HEPN domain-containing protein encodes MERWLVKAERYMRYAQRSLADGEYDLSRRIPLKGPPY; translated from the coding sequence GTGGAGCGCTGGCTTGTGAAGGCGGAGCGCTACATGCGGTACGCCCAGAGGAGCCTCGCCGACGGAGAATACGACTTGAGCCGGCGAATTCCTCTTAAAGGCCCTCCTTATTAG
- a CDS encoding HEPN domain-containing protein, which produces MYEMAKRLAQLKSAHVPEDVARCAKSLEEHYIQARYPDARLGPYEEWEAVECLRCLDLLWRWTDGLR; this is translated from the coding sequence TTGTACGAGATGGCGAAGAGGCTCGCCCAGCTGAAGTCGGCCCATGTGCCGGAGGACGTGGCGCGGTGCGCCAAGTCGCTGGAGGAGCACTACATACAGGCCAGGTACCCAGACGCGAGGCTCGGCCCATATGAGGAGTGGGAGGCCGTGGAGTGCCTCAGGTGCCTCGACTTGTTGTGGAGATGGACAGATGGATTAAGGTAG
- a CDS encoding nucleotidyltransferase domain-containing protein, translated as MPRLVVEMDRWIKVARQRQGELLERLRKFLGDVCGEGDVVLFGSRARGTRHALSDWDIAVLTQSGRYHIAVEEFGQVVYIPLASVDEILAESMIALDIASDGQLLCGRGDH; from the coding sequence GTGCCTCGACTTGTTGTGGAGATGGACAGATGGATTAAGGTAGCGAGGCAGAGGCAGGGGGAGTTGTTGGAGAGGCTCCGCAAATTCCTCGGAGACGTATGCGGCGAGGGCGACGTGGTGCTCTTCGGCTCCCGCGCCAGGGGCACCCGCCACGCCCTCAGCGACTGGGACATCGCCGTGTTGACGCAGAGCGGCCGCTACCACATCGCCGTGGAGGAGTTCGGCCAAGTCGTCTACATCCCCCTCGCCTCTGTAGATGAGATACTCGCCGAGAGCATGATCGCCCTAGACATAGCCAGCGACGGCCAGCTACTCTGCGGCCGCGGCGACCACTAA
- the nadC gene encoding carboxylating nicotinate-nucleotide diphosphorylase, with product MIEARLFAYELLEELRRDLPLLDWASRALPNKPVEACVVAKASGVAAGVDEAEEFLKLLGFVVTWRLAEGSTVGPGARVVCFRGPAPDVLKVERTLLNLLMHASGVATYTRRLVEKARSVNPRVTVAATRKTLPHLRYIEMKAVVVGGGDPHRLSLSDAQMFKDNYLRLISLDEAAAAPKPFIHRREVEVGTVEDAVRAAELGFDVVMLDNMAPEEVRRVAEELERRGLRGRVLLEASGNISEENIHLYAPYVDVVSIGRITHSAQALDMSLEVADAKTRVGLIGYGRLGRALLELARGDGELEFVAVYDVDRERCREAERTHGVRCVGDVDELVRAVEIVVEAASAQAVLEYACRVLEAGRHLVVASTGALSKLPRCGTGYVFAISGAAGGVDVAASTGGRVRHVVRKAAAVGEDSGPAEELYWRYPQSLNTSMTYKLAGAGEVWVELRRDAPPGYIIHEVEVEHQWGRVHIRAENKAEGTTSYAAALSLYNTLKNAARLVKGGRVVVGTFAVL from the coding sequence ATGATCGAGGCGAGGCTGTTCGCCTACGAACTGCTGGAGGAGCTGAGGCGGGACCTCCCCCTGCTGGACTGGGCCTCCAGAGCCCTGCCCAACAAGCCCGTGGAGGCGTGCGTCGTGGCTAAGGCAAGCGGCGTCGCCGCCGGGGTTGACGAGGCTGAGGAGTTTTTAAAACTGCTGGGATTTGTGGTGACTTGGCGACTGGCGGAGGGCTCCACGGTGGGGCCCGGCGCCCGGGTGGTCTGCTTCAGAGGCCCCGCCCCCGACGTGTTGAAGGTGGAGAGGACCCTTCTCAACCTGCTAATGCACGCCTCGGGGGTGGCCACCTACACGAGGAGGCTGGTGGAGAAAGCGCGGTCTGTCAACCCGAGGGTCACGGTGGCGGCCACTAGGAAGACCCTGCCCCACCTCCGCTACATTGAGATGAAGGCGGTGGTGGTGGGGGGCGGCGACCCGCACCGCCTCTCGCTTAGCGACGCCCAGATGTTTAAAGACAACTACCTCCGCCTCATCTCGCTCGACGAGGCGGCGGCGGCGCCGAAGCCCTTTATACACCGGAGGGAGGTGGAGGTGGGCACCGTAGAGGACGCGGTGAGGGCGGCGGAGCTGGGCTTCGACGTGGTTATGTTGGACAACATGGCCCCCGAGGAGGTGAGGAGGGTTGCCGAGGAGCTGGAGAGGCGGGGGCTGAGGGGGCGGGTTCTGCTTGAGGCCTCTGGAAACATCAGCGAGGAAAACATCCACCTATACGCCCCCTACGTAGACGTCGTGTCTATCGGGAGGATTACCCACAGCGCCCAGGCCCTCGACATGTCGCTGGAGGTCGCAGACGCCAAGACGAGGGTAGGGTTGATCGGCTACGGGAGGCTGGGCCGGGCTCTGCTGGAGCTGGCTAGGGGAGACGGCGAGCTGGAGTTTGTGGCGGTTTACGACGTGGATAGGGAGAGGTGTAGAGAGGCTGAGAGGACGCACGGCGTTAGGTGCGTCGGGGACGTGGACGAGCTGGTTAGGGCTGTGGAGATTGTGGTGGAGGCCGCGAGCGCCCAGGCGGTGCTTGAATACGCGTGCAGGGTGCTGGAGGCGGGGAGGCACCTGGTGGTGGCCTCCACAGGCGCCCTTTCTAAACTCCCGAGGTGCGGCACCGGCTATGTATTTGCCATCTCCGGCGCCGCTGGGGGCGTGGACGTCGCGGCGTCCACCGGGGGGAGGGTGAGGCACGTTGTGCGCAAAGCCGCGGCTGTGGGCGAGGACAGCGGCCCCGCGGAGGAGCTGTACTGGAGGTACCCCCAGAGCCTCAACACCTCCATGACGTATAAGCTCGCAGGCGCCGGCGAGGTTTGGGTAGAGCTGAGGAGAGACGCGCCCCCCGGCTACATCATACACGAGGTGGAGGTGGAGCACCAGTGGGGCCGCGTCCATATACGCGCCGAGAACAAGGCGGAGGGCACGACGAGCTACGCCGCCGCCCTCTCGCTGTACAACACGCTGAAAAACGCGGCGAGGCTCGTCAAGGGCGGCCGCGTCGTAGTGGGGACATTCGCCGTGTTGTAG
- the nadA gene encoding quinolinate synthase NadA, protein MLAEKVLELKKLKNAVILAHNYQLPEVKAVADFIGDSLNLSMEAAKTRADIIVFAGVLFMAETAAILNPDKKVLIPDPGAGCSLASSVDVEAVKQWREKHPNGVVVAYINTYADVKALADYVCTSANCLKIVEAIPRDRPVLFLPDKYLGMYIAARTGREIDIWEGECHVHAKITYPRILAKVMLYRDAEVLVHPECGCGTACLVELPKLGVQPRFLSTEGMVRYVKTSPAKRFIIATEVGIIDRLEKEAPGKEYIPAAEDAVCEYMKLTTLEKIYISLRDEVYRVTVPPEVAEKARRAIERMLEYA, encoded by the coding sequence GTGCTGGCGGAGAAGGTGCTTGAGTTAAAGAAGTTGAAAAACGCGGTGATTCTAGCCCACAACTACCAGCTACCGGAGGTGAAGGCCGTGGCCGACTTCATAGGCGACTCGCTCAACTTGTCTATGGAGGCGGCTAAGACCAGGGCGGATATCATCGTATTCGCAGGGGTTTTGTTTATGGCGGAGACCGCGGCTATTTTAAACCCGGATAAAAAGGTCCTCATCCCCGACCCCGGGGCTGGGTGTAGCTTGGCCTCCTCTGTAGACGTGGAGGCGGTCAAGCAGTGGAGGGAGAAGCACCCCAACGGGGTGGTCGTGGCCTACATAAACACCTACGCCGACGTGAAGGCGCTTGCTGACTACGTCTGCACCTCCGCCAACTGTCTAAAAATTGTCGAGGCGATTCCCCGGGACAGGCCGGTGCTCTTCCTCCCGGATAAATACCTGGGGATGTACATCGCGGCGAGGACCGGGAGGGAGATAGACATATGGGAGGGGGAGTGCCACGTCCATGCCAAAATCACCTACCCTAGGATTTTGGCGAAGGTGATGCTGTATAGAGACGCCGAGGTGTTGGTCCATCCGGAGTGTGGGTGCGGCACGGCGTGTTTAGTGGAGCTCCCCAAGCTGGGGGTCCAGCCGAGGTTCCTCTCGACGGAGGGCATGGTGAGGTACGTCAAGACGTCCCCCGCGAAGAGGTTCATCATAGCCACAGAGGTGGGTATAATCGACAGACTTGAGAAGGAGGCGCCCGGCAAGGAGTATATACCGGCGGCGGAGGACGCCGTGTGTGAATACATGAAGCTCACCACTCTGGAGAAGATCTACATCTCTCTTAGAGACGAGGTGTACAGAGTAACCGTGCCGCCAGAGGTGGCGGAGAAGGCGAGGAGGGCTATCGAGCGCATGCTGGAATACGCATGA
- a CDS encoding helix-turn-helix domain-containing protein: protein MCFSEAYTESPVLREWLERFGIRVRGDAEVYAVYGRDRDVLRALREVDRVVVGVSPPGVDARLAAFELRELSNLGGVECEVVEVLRLSAETPHGSVVGVNEIAVFPERPATFLRYSLYVDGVFRFNDLSDGVLVATPLGSTAYAYSAGGPVVDLRAPVLEVVPVSSAMARRALVLPQSALVEIRDVVSRESVAVIADGAAQVRAGSYVAVRGAGRGRLMMRVGRAPAALRLTPTAQLVRKLLAERGPLTVYEIAELAGISTRSARAVLKKLREAGAVKALPDPTNPKRKLYFLT from the coding sequence ATGTGCTTCTCGGAGGCCTACACCGAGAGCCCCGTCTTGAGGGAGTGGCTGGAGAGGTTTGGGATTCGGGTTAGGGGCGACGCCGAGGTGTACGCGGTGTACGGCAGGGATAGGGATGTGTTGAGGGCTCTGCGGGAGGTGGACCGGGTCGTGGTGGGGGTCTCGCCTCCGGGCGTCGACGCGAGGCTTGCGGCGTTTGAGCTGAGGGAGCTGTCGAATCTCGGCGGGGTTGAGTGCGAGGTGGTGGAGGTGTTGCGGCTTTCCGCCGAGACGCCGCACGGCTCGGTGGTGGGGGTCAACGAGATTGCCGTGTTTCCGGAGCGCCCCGCCACCTTTCTCCGCTACTCCCTGTACGTCGACGGGGTGTTCCGCTTCAACGATCTCAGCGACGGGGTTCTTGTGGCGACGCCTCTCGGCTCCACGGCGTATGCCTACTCGGCGGGGGGCCCTGTTGTGGATTTGAGGGCCCCCGTGCTGGAGGTGGTGCCGGTGAGCTCCGCCATGGCTAGGAGGGCTCTGGTCCTGCCGCAGTCCGCCCTCGTGGAGATTAGAGATGTGGTGAGCCGGGAGTCGGTGGCCGTTATTGCCGACGGCGCGGCGCAGGTGAGGGCGGGGTCTTACGTAGCGGTTAGGGGCGCAGGCCGGGGGAGGCTGATGATGCGGGTGGGGCGGGCCCCCGCGGCTTTGAGGCTCACCCCCACGGCGCAGCTGGTTAGGAAGCTCCTCGCCGAGAGGGGGCCGCTCACTGTGTATGAAATCGCGGAGCTGGCTGGCATATCCACCAGGTCGGCTAGGGCTGTGTTGAAGAAACTTAGAGAGGCGGGTGCGGTCAAGGCTCTGCCGGATCCCACAAACCCGAAGCGCAAGCTCTACTTCTTGACTTAG
- a CDS encoding ABC transporter ATP-binding protein, which yields MSMKHILFKLLNLNIYYLKRFPSYGYSFYIAYILLVLNMIFVNYILGLLINSAATLDFVAVVFYSILFVGLIFSVSTLNFLTEYLSDLYKKSIELDIVERIAKSNISNAGQNRGEVISRISADVENAVGAIAAPMWLIFVVGRIVATFLAAYFLMPGVVLLILPFVIIYGVVVYKIGPKLEQARSAERGEYVNWFKRLKEVVEAGPSLFRVGLLDVPRVYKSAAAGYFGVFKRFTYYSRGLMFLAELPGVLGPNLVFVLAVLSAAQGVGTIGDAVAIRGLLLNLFEPVAHLTSTVGSYYMLLASYRRVAPLLERRVEEVEKAPRAVFKGAVLSYGDRWVLRVEELEVGPGDFVWIRGPSGVGKSTLGKAVCGLVKPSAGYAKAAEGCIYVGNDDYVFDASVWENITLWEDFPEEEVRRAAELAQIDFPLDKKCGEGGSELSEGQRQRVLIARALLRRPRVLVLDEVTSGLDVERERAVLGAARRVAEAVVVISHRPTPGEFANKVVEVRDGVARAGV from the coding sequence ATGAGTATGAAGCATATACTCTTTAAACTATTAAATCTTAATATATATTATCTAAAACGGTTTCCATCATATGGATATTCATTTTACATAGCATATATTTTATTGGTTCTTAATATGATTTTTGTAAATTACATCCTTGGCCTTTTAATAAACAGCGCCGCAACTTTAGATTTTGTGGCTGTAGTTTTTTACTCAATTTTATTTGTTGGCTTAATTTTTTCAGTTAGTACTCTGAATTTTTTAACAGAATATTTATCAGATTTATATAAGAAGAGCATTGAACTAGATATCGTCGAGAGAATTGCGAAGAGTAATATTAGCAACGCCGGTCAGAATCGTGGTGAGGTGATTTCGCGAATAAGCGCAGATGTGGAAAATGCCGTAGGCGCTATCGCCGCGCCCATGTGGCTTATCTTCGTCGTGGGGCGCATTGTTGCCACCTTCCTAGCGGCATACTTCTTAATGCCAGGTGTAGTGCTTCTAATTCTGCCCTTTGTGATAATCTACGGCGTTGTGGTGTATAAAATCGGGCCGAAGCTCGAACAGGCTAGGTCTGCGGAGAGGGGGGAGTATGTGAATTGGTTTAAGAGGCTGAAAGAAGTTGTTGAGGCCGGCCCCTCTTTGTTCAGGGTCGGGTTGCTGGATGTGCCGAGGGTTTATAAATCTGCGGCGGCTGGCTACTTCGGCGTGTTTAAGCGCTTCACATACTACAGCCGCGGCTTGATGTTTCTGGCGGAGTTGCCCGGCGTCTTAGGCCCGAATCTCGTCTTTGTTCTCGCCGTCTTGTCGGCGGCGCAGGGCGTCGGCACCATCGGCGACGCCGTGGCTATCCGCGGCTTGTTGCTTAACTTGTTTGAGCCGGTTGCCCACTTGACCAGCACCGTCGGCTCGTACTATATGTTGCTGGCCTCATACCGGCGCGTGGCGCCTCTGTTGGAGAGGCGTGTGGAGGAGGTGGAGAAGGCGCCGCGCGCCGTATTTAAGGGGGCCGTGCTGTCCTACGGCGACAGATGGGTGCTCCGCGTGGAGGAGCTGGAGGTGGGGCCCGGCGACTTTGTGTGGATAAGGGGGCCCTCGGGGGTGGGCAAATCAACCCTTGGGAAGGCGGTGTGCGGCCTCGTAAAGCCCTCGGCGGGGTATGCGAAGGCCGCGGAGGGCTGTATCTACGTCGGCAACGACGACTACGTCTTCGACGCCTCTGTGTGGGAGAATATCACGCTTTGGGAGGACTTCCCGGAGGAGGAGGTGAGGAGAGCCGCCGAGCTCGCCCAGATAGACTTCCCGCTTGACAAAAAATGCGGCGAGGGAGGCTCCGAGCTCTCCGAAGGCCAGAGACAGAGGGTATTGATAGCCAGAGCCCTACTGAGGAGGCCCCGCGTCCTCGTGCTGGACGAGGTCACCTCCGGCCTTGACGTGGAGAGGGAGAGGGCTGTGCTGGGGGCGGCGAGGCGCGTGGCGGAGGCTGTGGTGGTGATTTCCCACAGGCCGACCCCCGGCGAGTTTGCTAACAAGGTGGTGGAGGTGAGAGACGGCGTGGCGCGTGCCGGCGTCTAG